Proteins encoded by one window of Lycium barbarum isolate Lr01 chromosome 11, ASM1917538v2, whole genome shotgun sequence:
- the LOC132619296 gene encoding ankyrin repeat-containing protein ITN1-like isoform X2 — translation MDTEKRLYEAAVEGDVRALQELLQQDALILDRLTLTCFNETPLHIAAMRGHIEFVRLILAHNPHLAAELDSRKSSALHLASAKGHLQIVKMLLVVNPEMCLACDRDALGTTINGENVLHLCVKHNQLEVLKVLMEIGWDHEFLNAKDGDGHAILLLAVADKQIETAKYLLKNNQIDVNAMDANGNTALDILAQSRRDMNDLSIGECLREAGGLRAKDISVSIIQNSTKISNDTGGNNHSQVSSTPAYLGENQAKKPPSKGDWLSKKRETIMVVASLIATMAFQAGVNPPGGVWQENGKLNDQGIPSHKAGEAVMAYNHAKAYRCFLRANTIAFVSSLSTILLLISGLPFRLRLFMWGLMAIMWLTVTSAALTYGISIYILTPKKDSVALGEVIEIGITVWCGLMALLLLGNTIRLLRIWQKKKHGIRSSSSLKSANSINYVNV, via the exons ATGGATACTGAGAAGAGACTCTATGAAGCTGCAGTTGAAGGAGATGtgagagctttacaagaattactTCAACAAGATGCTTTGATTCTTGATAGACTGACCTTAACTTGCTTCAATGAAACTCCTTTGCACATAGCAGCGATGCGCGGGCATATTGAGTTTGTGAGGTTAATTCTTGCTCACAATCCTCATCTTGCTGCTGAATTAGATTCGCGAAAGTCATCTGCTCTTCACTTAGCTTCAGCCAAAGGGCACCTGCAAATTGTCAAGATGTTGTTGGTGGTGAATCCTGAAATGTGCCTGGCTTGTGATCGCGATG CTCTAGGAACGACGATCAATGGAGAAAACGTCTTGCATTTATGTGTGAAGCATAATCAGCTGGAGGTTCTCAAGGTGCTAATGGAGATTGGATGGGACCATGAGTTCTTGAATGCAAAGGATGGTGATGGCCACGCCATTTTGCTTTTGGCTGTTGCTGATAAGCAAATTGAG ACTGCCAAGTACTTACTAAAAAACAATCAAATAGATGTGAATGCAATGGATGCTAATGGGAATACAGCATTAGATATTTTAGCACAGAGTCGGAGGGACATGAATGATCTATCCATTGGAGAGTGTCTTAGAGAAGCTGGAGGCTTAAGGGCAAAGGATATTTCAGTATCCATCATTCAAAATAGTACCAAAATTTCCAATGACACTGGTGGAAATAACCATTCTCAAGTATCTTCAACACCAGCATATTTAGGAGAAAATCAGGCCAAAAAACCCCCATCAAAAGGCGATTGGCTTTCCAAGAAACGTGAAACAATAATGGTGGTGGCCTCACTTATTGCAACTATGGCATTCCAAGCTGGAGTGAACCCTCCAGGAGGTGTTTGGCAAGAAAATGGAAAATTGAATGATCAGGGAATACCCTCACATAAAGCAGGGGAAGCAGTAATGGCTTATAATCATGCCAAAGCGTATCGATGTTTCCTTCGTGCCAACACCATTGCCTTTGTCTCTTCTCTCAGCACAATCTTGCTGTTGATAAGTGGATTGCCCTTCAGGCTCAGGCTTTTCATGTGGGGTTTGATGGCTATCATGTGGTTAACAGTAACCTCAGCAGCACTCACTTATGGCATATCCATTTACATCCTCACACCTAAGAAGGACAGTGTAGCACTTGGTGAGGTCATTGAAATTGGAATTACGGTATGGTGTGGCTTAATGGCACTACTTCTACTCGGAAACACAATACGTTTGTTGCGTATATGGCAGAAAAAGAAGCATGGGAtaagatcatcatcatcactaaaATCTGCAAATTCAATTAATTATGTCAACGTTTGA
- the LOC132619296 gene encoding ankyrin repeat-containing protein ITN1-like isoform X1: MDTEKRLYEAAVEGDVRALQELLQQDALILDRLTLTCFNETPLHIAAMRGHIEFVRLILAHNPHLAAELDSRKSSALHLASAKGHLQIVKMLLVVNPEMCLACDRDGRNPLHLAAIKGRVEVIKELIHIRPHAALGTTINGENVLHLCVKHNQLEVLKVLMEIGWDHEFLNAKDGDGHAILLLAVADKQIETAKYLLKNNQIDVNAMDANGNTALDILAQSRRDMNDLSIGECLREAGGLRAKDISVSIIQNSTKISNDTGGNNHSQVSSTPAYLGENQAKKPPSKGDWLSKKRETIMVVASLIATMAFQAGVNPPGGVWQENGKLNDQGIPSHKAGEAVMAYNHAKAYRCFLRANTIAFVSSLSTILLLISGLPFRLRLFMWGLMAIMWLTVTSAALTYGISIYILTPKKDSVALGEVIEIGITVWCGLMALLLLGNTIRLLRIWQKKKHGIRSSSSLKSANSINYVNV, from the exons ATGGATACTGAGAAGAGACTCTATGAAGCTGCAGTTGAAGGAGATGtgagagctttacaagaattactTCAACAAGATGCTTTGATTCTTGATAGACTGACCTTAACTTGCTTCAATGAAACTCCTTTGCACATAGCAGCGATGCGCGGGCATATTGAGTTTGTGAGGTTAATTCTTGCTCACAATCCTCATCTTGCTGCTGAATTAGATTCGCGAAAGTCATCTGCTCTTCACTTAGCTTCAGCCAAAGGGCACCTGCAAATTGTCAAGATGTTGTTGGTGGTGAATCCTGAAATGTGCCTGGCTTGTGATCGCGATGGTAGAAATCCTCTACATCTTGCAGCAATCAAAGGTCGAGTTGAAGTCATCAAAGAACTAATACATATCAGGCCTCATGCAGCTCTAGGAACGACGATCAATGGAGAAAACGTCTTGCATTTATGTGTGAAGCATAATCAGCTGGAGGTTCTCAAGGTGCTAATGGAGATTGGATGGGACCATGAGTTCTTGAATGCAAAGGATGGTGATGGCCACGCCATTTTGCTTTTGGCTGTTGCTGATAAGCAAATTGAG ACTGCCAAGTACTTACTAAAAAACAATCAAATAGATGTGAATGCAATGGATGCTAATGGGAATACAGCATTAGATATTTTAGCACAGAGTCGGAGGGACATGAATGATCTATCCATTGGAGAGTGTCTTAGAGAAGCTGGAGGCTTAAGGGCAAAGGATATTTCAGTATCCATCATTCAAAATAGTACCAAAATTTCCAATGACACTGGTGGAAATAACCATTCTCAAGTATCTTCAACACCAGCATATTTAGGAGAAAATCAGGCCAAAAAACCCCCATCAAAAGGCGATTGGCTTTCCAAGAAACGTGAAACAATAATGGTGGTGGCCTCACTTATTGCAACTATGGCATTCCAAGCTGGAGTGAACCCTCCAGGAGGTGTTTGGCAAGAAAATGGAAAATTGAATGATCAGGGAATACCCTCACATAAAGCAGGGGAAGCAGTAATGGCTTATAATCATGCCAAAGCGTATCGATGTTTCCTTCGTGCCAACACCATTGCCTTTGTCTCTTCTCTCAGCACAATCTTGCTGTTGATAAGTGGATTGCCCTTCAGGCTCAGGCTTTTCATGTGGGGTTTGATGGCTATCATGTGGTTAACAGTAACCTCAGCAGCACTCACTTATGGCATATCCATTTACATCCTCACACCTAAGAAGGACAGTGTAGCACTTGGTGAGGTCATTGAAATTGGAATTACGGTATGGTGTGGCTTAATGGCACTACTTCTACTCGGAAACACAATACGTTTGTTGCGTATATGGCAGAAAAAGAAGCATGGGAtaagatcatcatcatcactaaaATCTGCAAATTCAATTAATTATGTCAACGTTTGA